In one window of Cupriavidus necator N-1 DNA:
- the add gene encoding adenosine deaminase yields MDDHKRLDFIHALPKVELHVHLEGAIAPERLLMLGRRNGIALPYDTVAQVRAAHAFSNLDEFLGHFGAVCSVLNTSEDFADAVLDLGADARRQNIHYREVMFTLAQHQRRGIPLEAVVAGLQIGRQRCREQHGVEIAFIADIDRTMSAAEARAMVDSLATFSLSAGVVAVGMDGQEVGISPATHRDAFLRARELGFHTTAHLGWDEDPEAIWEALDALPLERIDHGLRAVEDPRLIDVLVQRQIPLTLCPLSSLAVEPGRYPDLAAHPLREMWRRGAAVTLNSDDPMMIGQDLLANYIDVARAYHLQRDDLVRLAGNGMRAAFVPEHLKREWLQQLDRYAAPS; encoded by the coding sequence ATGGACGATCACAAGCGCCTCGACTTCATCCATGCCCTGCCCAAGGTAGAGCTTCATGTGCACCTTGAGGGCGCCATTGCGCCGGAACGCCTGCTGATGCTTGGCCGCAGGAACGGCATCGCGCTTCCCTATGACACCGTTGCGCAGGTGCGGGCCGCGCATGCCTTCAGCAACCTCGACGAGTTCCTTGGCCATTTCGGCGCGGTGTGCTCGGTGCTGAACACGAGCGAGGACTTCGCCGACGCCGTACTCGACCTGGGCGCCGATGCCAGGCGCCAGAATATCCATTACCGCGAGGTCATGTTCACGTTGGCCCAGCACCAGCGGCGCGGCATCCCGCTGGAGGCGGTGGTTGCCGGCCTGCAGATCGGCCGGCAACGCTGCCGCGAACAGCATGGCGTGGAGATCGCATTTATTGCCGACATCGACCGCACCATGTCTGCCGCCGAGGCGCGCGCCATGGTCGACAGCCTTGCCACCTTCAGCCTCAGCGCGGGCGTGGTGGCGGTCGGCATGGACGGGCAGGAAGTCGGCATCTCGCCGGCCACGCATCGTGACGCGTTCCTGCGTGCACGGGAGCTCGGCTTCCACACCACCGCGCACCTGGGCTGGGATGAAGATCCGGAAGCCATCTGGGAAGCGCTCGATGCCTTGCCGCTCGAACGCATCGACCATGGCCTTCGCGCGGTCGAGGACCCGCGGCTGATCGACGTGCTCGTGCAGCGGCAGATTCCGCTGACGCTGTGCCCGCTGTCGAGCCTTGCGGTCGAACCGGGGCGCTATCCCGACCTGGCCGCACACCCGCTGCGCGAGATGTGGCGGCGTGGCGCTGCGGTCACGCTCAATTCCGACGACCCCATGATGATTGGCCAGGACCTGCTGGCGAACTACATTGACGTTGCCCGCGCCTACCACCTGCAGCGCGACGATCTCGTCCGGCTCGCGGGCAACGGCATGCGCGCGGCGTTCGTGCCGGAGCACCTGAAGCGGGAATGGCTGCAGCAGCTGGACAGGTACGCTGCCCCCTCCTGA
- the fghA gene encoding S-formylglutathione hydrolase → MIELLSEHMCHGGRQQLYSHTSAATGLPMRFSAYLPPAAAHGPVPALIYLAGLTCNEETFVIKAGAQRFAARHGLMLIAPDTSPRGAGIEQASTDSDFGLAASFYVDAVTAPWSRHFRMESYIALELPELIESALPVARGRIGIMGHSMGGHGALMLALRHPGRFRSVSALAPIAAPTQCPWGRKAFAGYFGGDVAAWADHDASQLMAAASTPYPQGILVDQGMDDPFLASQLHPSSFEDACRQARQPLELRRHPGYDHGYFFIMSFIGDHIAHHAAQL, encoded by the coding sequence ATGATCGAACTGCTTTCCGAGCACATGTGCCATGGCGGACGCCAGCAACTGTACTCGCACACCAGCGCCGCCACCGGCCTGCCGATGCGGTTCTCGGCCTACCTGCCGCCCGCGGCGGCGCACGGGCCGGTGCCGGCGCTGATCTATCTTGCGGGGCTGACCTGCAACGAGGAGACCTTCGTTATCAAGGCGGGCGCTCAGCGCTTTGCCGCCCGGCATGGACTGATGCTGATTGCCCCGGACACCAGTCCGCGCGGCGCCGGCATCGAGCAGGCCTCGACCGACAGCGATTTCGGCCTGGCGGCCAGCTTCTATGTCGATGCCGTCACCGCGCCATGGTCGCGCCATTTCCGGATGGAGAGCTACATTGCGCTGGAATTGCCCGAGCTGATCGAGAGCGCCTTGCCCGTGGCCAGGGGCCGCATCGGCATCATGGGGCATTCCATGGGCGGGCATGGCGCGCTGATGCTGGCCTTGCGCCATCCCGGCCGGTTCCGCTCGGTGTCCGCGCTGGCGCCGATCGCTGCACCGACGCAATGCCCGTGGGGACGCAAGGCGTTTGCCGGCTACTTCGGCGGCGACGTGGCGGCCTGGGCTGACCATGACGCGTCGCAGCTGATGGCCGCCGCCAGCACGCCGTATCCGCAGGGCATTCTTGTCGACCAGGGCATGGATGACCCCTTCCTGGCCAGCCAGCTGCATCCGTCGTCGTTTGAAGACGCCTGCCGGCAGGCCCGGCAGCCGCTCGAACTGCGCCGGCACCCGGGCTACGACCACGGCTATTTCTTCATCATGAGTTTCATCGGGGACCATATCGCGCATCATGCGGCGCAGCTGTAG
- a CDS encoding PDR/VanB family oxidoreductase translates to MDTIRTVIRRKYPVAEDIIALELVAEHGGALPAFAAGAHIDLHLPARGGGKPLIRQYSLCNGPDEAGCYLLGIKREPGSRGGSLAVHDHLREGDVLTIGMPRNHFALAEGGPSLLFGAGIGITPLLAMVLQLRAARRPFTLHYFARSPAHVAFHERLVHASQAGQVHYHFGLSPEQTHDALRGAIAQATPATHVYSCGPSAFMDGVMQLARRVLPDTQIHYEYFQAAANVAGQGSADAPFEVVAARRGVHCMVPPGMSIVQALYAQGIEIEVSCEQGVCGTCMARVLEGTPDHRDVYLTEAEKATGDVVMPCCSRALTARLVLDV, encoded by the coding sequence ATGGACACCATCCGTACCGTTATCCGCCGGAAGTATCCGGTGGCCGAAGACATTATTGCGCTTGAACTTGTCGCGGAGCATGGCGGCGCCCTGCCCGCCTTCGCCGCCGGCGCGCATATCGACCTGCATTTGCCGGCCCGTGGCGGCGGCAAGCCCCTGATACGGCAGTACTCCCTTTGCAACGGGCCTGACGAGGCCGGCTGCTACCTGCTCGGCATCAAGCGCGAGCCGGGCTCGCGGGGCGGATCGCTGGCCGTTCACGACCACCTGCGCGAAGGCGATGTGCTGACGATCGGCATGCCGCGCAACCACTTCGCGCTGGCTGAGGGCGGCCCTTCGCTGCTGTTCGGCGCGGGCATCGGCATTACGCCGCTGCTCGCCATGGTGCTGCAGCTCAGGGCCGCAAGGCGTCCGTTCACGCTGCACTACTTCGCGCGCTCACCCGCCCATGTGGCATTCCATGAGCGCCTGGTGCACGCGTCGCAGGCCGGTCAGGTGCACTATCACTTCGGGCTCTCGCCCGAGCAGACGCATGACGCCTTGCGCGGCGCCATTGCGCAGGCGACACCCGCCACGCATGTCTACAGCTGCGGCCCGTCGGCCTTCATGGATGGCGTCATGCAGCTGGCGCGCCGCGTGCTGCCGGACACCCAGATCCATTACGAGTATTTCCAGGCCGCCGCCAATGTTGCCGGCCAGGGCAGCGCCGACGCGCCGTTTGAAGTCGTCGCGGCGCGGCGCGGCGTGCACTGCATGGTGCCGCCCGGCATGTCCATCGTGCAGGCACTGTACGCCCAGGGCATCGAGATCGAGGTGTCGTGCGAGCAGGGCGTGTGCGGCACCTGCATGGCGCGCGTGCTCGAAGGCACGCCCGACCATCGCGACGTCTACCTGACCGAGGCCGAGAAGGCGACCGGCGACGTCGTCATGCCGTGCTGCTCGCGCGCCCTGACGGCGCGGCTGGTGCTCGATGTCTGA
- a CDS encoding glutathione S-transferase family protein — MIKLYNYELSGNCYKLRLMMHLLGVAYTSVAVDFHPGREHRSEAFLAINPFGQLPVIEDGDYRLRDAQAILVYLASRYDETLSWFPMDPEARGQVVSWLAVADDITRTASAARLHDALGYQLDVETARRDAHVLFRRIDDHLAEAEIAGRGWLVGGSATIADIACFPYVALSHEGGIARDSYPALRRWIERVRRLDGFIGMPGIFAIAL, encoded by the coding sequence ATGATCAAACTCTACAACTACGAACTGTCCGGCAACTGCTACAAGCTACGGCTGATGATGCACTTGCTCGGCGTTGCCTACACCAGCGTGGCCGTCGATTTCCATCCGGGCCGCGAGCACAGGTCTGAGGCGTTCCTGGCGATCAATCCCTTCGGGCAGTTGCCGGTCATCGAAGACGGCGACTACCGGCTGCGCGACGCCCAGGCCATCCTGGTCTATCTTGCCTCGCGCTACGACGAGACCCTGTCGTGGTTTCCCATGGATCCTGAAGCGCGCGGCCAGGTCGTGAGCTGGCTGGCAGTCGCCGACGACATTACGCGAACGGCCTCCGCGGCGCGGCTGCATGACGCGCTCGGCTACCAGCTCGACGTGGAAACCGCGCGGCGCGATGCGCATGTGCTGTTCCGCCGAATCGACGACCATCTTGCCGAAGCCGAGATCGCCGGGCGCGGCTGGCTGGTGGGAGGGTCCGCCACGATCGCCGATATTGCCTGCTTTCCCTATGTGGCGCTGTCGCATGAAGGCGGCATCGCGCGCGACAGCTACCCGGCCCTGCGGCGCTGGATCGAGCGCGTCCGGCGCCTGGACGGCTTTATCGGCATGCCCGGCATCTTCGCCATTGCGTTGTAG